From a single Cloacibacillus sp. genomic region:
- the trpS gene encoding tryptophan--tRNA ligase, translating to MDERKRIFSGMRPTGRLHYGHMAGALINWVKLQNEYNCFWGIVDWHAMMSDYADPSHVKENCYEILLDWLAVGVDPEKSSIFIQSHVKQHAEIHLALSMITPLGWLQRCPTYKEQILNLNNKDLSTYAFLGYPTLMAGDIVLYKSWGVPVGEDQSAHLELTREIVRRFNGFYGDVFPEPETLLTPVAKMPGTDGRKMSKSYGNSLQIAENMDEIWAKVRTMMTDPARERKTDPGTPEKCPVWDIHKFFNKDAQELSELHEGCTKGAFGCVECKKKLMVHLSAMMDPIQKRREELAKQPDYLRSILEEGAKKARVVAASTMDDVYSAMNLVH from the coding sequence ATGGACGAGAGAAAGAGGATATTCAGCGGAATGAGGCCCACAGGGCGCCTGCATTACGGACACATGGCGGGAGCGCTCATAAACTGGGTGAAGCTGCAAAACGAATACAACTGCTTCTGGGGCATAGTCGACTGGCACGCGATGATGTCCGATTACGCTGACCCGAGCCATGTAAAAGAGAACTGCTACGAGATACTTCTTGACTGGCTCGCTGTCGGCGTCGATCCTGAAAAATCTTCGATATTCATCCAGTCGCACGTCAAACAGCATGCGGAGATACACTTGGCGCTCTCCATGATAACGCCTCTTGGCTGGCTCCAGCGCTGCCCGACCTATAAGGAACAGATACTGAACCTCAACAACAAAGACCTTTCAACATACGCGTTCCTGGGCTATCCCACTCTGATGGCGGGCGACATCGTGCTTTATAAATCATGGGGCGTGCCGGTCGGCGAGGATCAGAGCGCTCACCTTGAACTGACGCGCGAGATCGTGCGCCGTTTCAACGGCTTCTACGGCGACGTATTCCCAGAGCCGGAGACGCTCCTGACCCCTGTAGCAAAGATGCCGGGCACCGACGGCCGCAAGATGAGCAAATCCTACGGCAACTCGCTGCAGATAGCTGAAAATATGGACGAGATATGGGCGAAGGTGCGCACGATGATGACCGACCCCGCGCGCGAAAGAAAGACCGACCCCGGGACGCCGGAGAAGTGCCCCGTCTGGGACATCCATAAATTCTTCAACAAAGACGCGCAGGAGCTTTCAGAGCTGCACGAGGGCTGCACAAAGGGCGCCTTCGGCTGCGTCGAATGCAAGAAAAAGCTTATGGTGCACCTATCTGCGATGATGGACCCGATCCAGAAGCGCCGCGAAGAGCTTGCAAAACAGCCCGACTATCTGCGCTCGATACTTGAAGAGGGCGCAAAAAAGGCCCGCGTGGTCGCCGCCTCCACAATGGACGACGTATACAGCGCGATGAACCTCGTACATTAG
- a CDS encoding segregation/condensation protein A, translating into MPDEIIAENAAGQNAPGFEVRLGSFSGPLDLLCHLVESRELDAVKLNITELVSQYISFLVTAKGATLNELAEFFTFASRLLLRKVHSLLPGAEPEELEELPADDYIESPEELAAIIARYKPYRAAARRLAAAKENREKYFVRVIDEEDNYYYDIGDLETLAAKWWETLARYEERTQADRYESEEMIWDEIPDAMPEERQIEERMNELLSVVRGRRQTLGELLSDRNPKTLIVTLLALLEMSRLGLVHIIQTETLGGVEIAAY; encoded by the coding sequence GTGCCTGACGAAATAATCGCCGAAAACGCAGCAGGACAGAACGCGCCCGGATTTGAAGTCCGCTTGGGCAGCTTTTCCGGGCCGCTCGATTTACTGTGCCATCTTGTTGAGTCGCGCGAGCTTGACGCCGTGAAGCTGAACATCACAGAGCTCGTCTCGCAGTATATAAGCTTCCTCGTCACGGCGAAGGGCGCGACGCTCAACGAGCTGGCGGAATTTTTTACCTTCGCAAGCCGTTTGCTTTTGCGAAAGGTACATTCGCTTTTGCCCGGCGCCGAGCCGGAGGAGCTAGAGGAGCTTCCCGCGGACGACTACATCGAAAGCCCCGAGGAGCTGGCGGCCATCATCGCGCGCTACAAGCCGTACAGGGCCGCGGCGCGCCGCCTTGCGGCCGCTAAGGAAAACAGAGAAAAATATTTCGTCCGCGTCATAGACGAAGAGGACAACTATTACTACGACATCGGAGACCTTGAAACGCTCGCCGCAAAATGGTGGGAGACGCTCGCACGCTACGAAGAGCGCACTCAGGCCGATAGATACGAGAGCGAAGAGATGATCTGGGACGAGATACCGGACGCGATGCCGGAGGAACGTCAGATAGAAGAGCGTATGAACGAGCTTCTTTCAGTCGTGCGCGGGCGCAGGCAGACGCTTGGCGAGCTGCTTTCCGACAGAAACCCAAAGACGCTAATAGTGACGCTGCTCGCGCTGCTTGAGATGTCGCGGCTTGGCCTCGTCCACATAATACAGACAGAGACGCTGGGAGGCGTGGAAATTGCAGCCTACTGA
- the scpB gene encoding SMC-Scp complex subunit ScpB: MQPTDENGSLGLLERQIEALLFVSPQPVSTETLADHLGISAERAEKAIAALKRCYAAGRGLAIINAGGWQMTTAPDLADAVESFSSYLSMQRVRLSRAALETLSVIAYNQPITMAEIEEIRSVRCDRVVETLLKNGLIDRPRRENRKKTQRRYRTTSKFLEIFGLASISALPTLEELREEYADEEAADTPEDPAEEPMEAMTDE, from the coding sequence TTGCAGCCTACTGATGAAAATGGAAGTTTAGGGCTTTTGGAGCGGCAGATAGAGGCGCTGCTTTTCGTCTCGCCTCAGCCGGTCTCCACTGAAACGTTGGCCGACCATCTGGGCATCTCCGCTGAACGCGCTGAAAAGGCGATAGCCGCGCTGAAACGCTGCTACGCTGCGGGGCGCGGACTTGCCATAATAAACGCCGGCGGCTGGCAGATGACGACGGCGCCCGACCTTGCGGACGCGGTGGAGAGCTTTTCGTCATACCTTTCAATGCAGCGCGTGCGGCTGAGCCGTGCTGCGCTTGAAACACTCTCCGTCATCGCCTACAATCAGCCCATCACGATGGCGGAGATAGAAGAGATACGTTCCGTGCGCTGCGACCGCGTCGTGGAGACGCTACTGAAAAACGGCCTCATAGACCGTCCCAGGCGCGAAAACCGTAAAAAGACGCAGCGCCGCTACAGAACGACGAGCAAATTTCTTGAAATATTCGGCCTCGCGTCAATAAGCGCGCTCCCCACACTGGAAGAGCTGCGCGAGGAGTACGCCGACGAAGAGGCCGCCGATACGCCGGAGGATCCGGCCGAAGAGCCTATGGAGGCAATGACAGATGAGTGA
- a CDS encoding pseudouridine synthase: protein MSEDSIRLNRYLAMCGAGARRKVEEFITAGRVTINGQTVTEPGRQVCENDAVTLDGRPVSPVEETYLIFNKPAGILSAVEDSRERTVIDILPPAMDRLRLFPVGRLDRDSEGLLILTNDGMFSQELIHPSNGFTKTYDVELRKPLDEPKLIQWAKGVEAEGHFLKPISVRRLAKSPMQCCFEVVLGEGIKREIRLMARALDNDVRSLRRRKIGKLTLKELEPGKFVSVSRDELWSYIKEGRTV from the coding sequence ATGAGTGAAGATAGCATCCGTTTAAACAGGTATCTTGCGATGTGCGGTGCGGGCGCGCGCCGCAAAGTAGAAGAATTTATAACTGCGGGAAGAGTGACCATAAACGGCCAAACCGTCACAGAACCGGGGCGTCAGGTATGCGAGAACGACGCGGTGACGCTTGACGGACGTCCCGTAAGCCCGGTGGAGGAGACATACCTCATCTTCAACAAGCCGGCCGGCATCCTCTCCGCTGTGGAAGATTCGCGCGAGCGCACCGTCATAGACATTCTGCCGCCCGCTATGGACAGGCTGAGGCTATTTCCCGTAGGCAGGCTTGACCGTGACAGCGAGGGGCTGCTCATCCTCACCAACGACGGAATGTTCTCGCAAGAGCTGATACATCCGAGCAACGGATTTACAAAGACCTATGACGTTGAGCTGCGCAAGCCGCTTGACGAGCCAAAGCTCATCCAGTGGGCGAAGGGCGTAGAGGCGGAGGGGCATTTTTTAAAGCCGATCTCCGTGAGACGGCTTGCAAAAAGCCCGATGCAGTGCTGCTTCGAGGTGGTGCTGGGCGAGGGGATAAAGCGCGAGATACGCCTCATGGCGCGCGCTCTTGACAACGACGTGCGGAGCCTGCGCAGAAGAAAGATTGGCAAGCTTACGCTGAAAGAGCTGGAGCCGGGAAAATTCGTCTCCGTCAGCCGCGACGAACTGTGGAGCTACATAAAAGAGGGGCGCACGGTCTAG
- a CDS encoding ATP-binding protein — MIRAGDRILIGLSGGKDSLLLSLALAALKKRSPVDFTLQACLIDQSNGAMEPEKLFSYMEALDIPVTVVMHPTYQIMKEREERSPCSLCANMRRGILANQAAALGCGVIALGHHKDDAAETVLMNLLYGGRFKCFHPHLFMSRTKMRVIRPLVYVEERLIALEATRLSLPVISACCPFGDKSKRKSTKEIVAALEAEVPEFKSNIVHALQNMRTNESWPEGMLNE; from the coding sequence ATGATAAGGGCCGGCGACAGAATACTTATAGGCCTTTCCGGCGGAAAGGACAGCCTTCTGCTCTCGCTTGCGCTTGCCGCCCTGAAAAAACGCAGCCCTGTAGATTTTACTTTGCAGGCCTGCCTCATAGATCAGTCAAACGGCGCAATGGAGCCAGAAAAGCTTTTTTCCTACATGGAGGCGCTTGATATTCCCGTGACCGTCGTCATGCACCCGACCTATCAGATAATGAAGGAGCGGGAGGAACGCTCGCCTTGCAGCCTTTGCGCGAACATGAGGCGTGGCATACTGGCAAATCAGGCGGCGGCGCTCGGCTGCGGCGTCATCGCGCTCGGCCATCACAAGGACGACGCCGCGGAGACTGTTTTGATGAACCTGCTCTACGGCGGACGCTTCAAATGCTTTCACCCGCACCTTTTTATGAGCCGCACAAAGATGCGCGTCATACGCCCCTTAGTCTACGTCGAAGAAAGGCTCATAGCGCTTGAGGCGACGCGGCTTTCGCTGCCGGTCATAAGCGCCTGCTGCCCGTTCGGCGACAAGTCGAAGAGAAAAAGCACAAAGGAAATAGTAGCGGCGCTTGAAGCTGAGGTGCCCGAGTTCAAAAGCAACATCGTGCATGCGCTGCAAAACATGAGAACAAACGAAAGCTGGCCCGAAGGGATGCTGAACGAATAA